In Kazachstania africana CBS 2517 chromosome 11, complete genome, the DNA window tatatatatatatataccgGTTGGTGAATAGATACAATCTAGATATCTTACTGCGACGCTACCATTAAATCCTTTTCGAGGTCATCTAGCATGGACTCACTGTCCTCGGATGAAAACCCTATTAGAGTTTTGTATTTGTTGATTTTCTCCGATGTGTTTAAGGAGCCTCTTTTATTACTTACTTTGCTTATTAAGTGACGTCTTTTTAATTGTAGCACTGTTAACTCTGTGAAAAGTTTGTACATCTCCTCTTTGTCGAATGTACTCTCAGATGAAGTTGGCTTTGACAAATCCTCCACTTTAGATTCCTCATCTTGAACAAGCGTAGCCAAACTTAATGCTTGCgatttttcaatgcatTGGGCGAAAGACTGTTTTGTATTAGCAAGCAGcttttctaaatcttcGTTTTCCTTCTTTATTTCGTTTACGTCATTGAGTTTCCCATCCtgtttcttgaaagatGACAGTAAATCATCTTTTCGTTTTGCAGCAGACTTAATAACCGTGTCAGTTTCTCGTATTCTTGATTCTAACTTCCCTATATCCGAAGTCAGTAGAATTACGTTGGAGTCTATGGTAGATGTTAATTTGTTAGTAGCTTGAAGTAATTTTCCTGTGATTTCGATCAAAACGCTTCCTTTCCTTTCACCTCCCTTCCTTACACGaccatttttcttatcaCTAGCAACTTTTATTGGTGTTAATGGTTCTATAGCATCGTCAAGGGAAATTGAGTGGTTTAATGACGACTGCTTAACCTTTGCGAAAGCTGCCTTCGCAGGTCTTTCCTTGTACAGCATAGGAGATTGATTAAAGATTGTTCCATCGGTTGCTTTCGGATCCCTTATTACTGATGAAGTCACCAAAGAATCTAGAGAAGAAATGTCTTCTAGCATACTATTTAGATTTGTGGAATCACTATGTATCAATTCTCTCGAGTTGTTCTCATTAGTTGGACGGTTAGATTTATTCATTCTATCGCCGTCGTCTAGGCTAGTTGCTTTATTACTGAACTGATCATCATCCGCTTCCGTTTTGAAAGACGTCCCAGGTAGAGGTTGGGTAAATTCCATTGGCGAAATTATAGCCGTTGCTGTTGGTGGAACCAGATTGTATCTACTCAAAATGGTAGCTGGTGTTTCGTTGTCgatatttaaaatattagtCAATGAACCTAGGGAACACAGTTTATTAAATAATCccagattcaaatttagtgCAGCCAAATGTAGCACAGTATTACCTGTATTATCTTGATAATTTAAGCACATTTCCAGTAATTCATAATCTTCGTTACCAATACTATGGATAATCATGTCGATATATGAATTAATAATTTCCGGATCTTTCGACTTGTTAACACTCAGTTCAACTAAATAATGTAATGGAAGACGTCCATTTCTATCAGGTGTCACCAGACAAATCTTTAACATAGAAAGTATGTCGGAAAACGCAGATTGCTTATAACAGTTGTTATAGAATACAGCTTTTGTTACACAGTTGAACCCCAAGGAGTTGCATTGAAGAGCATTAGCATTCAATGATATTAAAAGTTTCACTAAGGGGCGATTTGCCATAGCAGCTGCCCAATGAAGAGATGTATGGTCTTGGTCATCGACAAGGAAGTTTATGTCCAGTCCTGGTGGCAGACGTTTCAGGCCCTCCAGTGCTTCTTTGGTCTCCTCAGATATTTCTTCAGTGGCAAGTACTTGCAGTATCGCCTGTTTgtattcattttcatccaaTGTTTGCATGTTCCtggtattattatcattcGTATTGGTAGTAGCTTGTTCGTGGATAGATCTATTTACATGATTTGTCGCTCTTTTCCTATTATATTTCCTATGTTGCTTACTAGTGACTACAGAAGCTGCTCCATTTAAATGTGGATTCGGTATAGAGtcatcttttttctcaGATAGTTGGTGAAACTCCTTCATAGTATTGCTATTTGCTGGAGTAGGAACAGAATAAAACTGCAGAGGTTTTTGAGTGGTAGCGTATAGACTACTTGGTTTTATATGTAAACCATTTTGTGAAgacttgaaattttgaacacTGGAATTCTCATTAACGCTAGGTAATGTATCAATTAGTTGTTCATTGAACTTCTTTATGGTGCCGATATCGTTGGATCCCGTATTTTGTATTTGGAATTGCTGGGGAGTTTGATAAATCATATTGTGCAGGGGACTtggattattttgaaaagagttAGATCTCTTATTTTTCCTGACATTCGTGGTAGAATTGACATTCCCACTAGTACTCActgaattatttttctttctagGAGTTTTATTGTAGCTGGAAGGAGATGTAATTAGAGTACCTGGGGAAGTTTTCCTTAGTATACTATTTTTTGTCCTTCTTGGAGGAGGATTTGTGGGATTCGGCTGAAAATTGAGTAGTACTGTTGCGACGGGGTCctgaattgaatattttgcaGCAATATCCCTTGCTGCGTCTAACGGTACCCATGTACCTTGAAATCTACCGTAGCCACCTTGTACCTTCTCATGTTGAATGTTCATTGATTCCTTCTCTAGCAATTTAGTTCTCTGTGTCTTAGAGAACTGAGCTATCTTGAATACTTGGGTGATATTTACCCAATCATCCCTTGTTCTCCTCATAACTACACGAGACTCAAACCCACGTATGTAACACTCATATACGTCGGTATCTGAATATGTTGCAATTTCGATAATTGGATGAGAATCTGGGGTTAAATTCACCATAGTGTTACTAACAGCATTTGTCATTAAAAAGGGTTGCGAAATACCAGTAATGTTGTAATTGGCCATTGAAAGATTGGCCTCCTTCTTTTTACTCATTTATGTATGTACAAACCTACAATCGTCTCAGAGTAAATGGATCTTATTCctataaatttgataaatgtTCCTCGATAaaacaaatgaatttaCCCTTACACGTCGTTCAGAAGGTGTGTATTCTTGTATTATAGTGAATCtgtatgaaaaattattataacTGTTCTGCAGAATATGATGGGCTGCAAAGAAACAGATTGTTTTGGTCCGGTTGGGATTCCTTGCTTTGATATTCGAAATTCGGTGTTCTTAATCTCCTATACTTCATTAGGCAAATACGCCTTTCTTGATAAGTTTCCCGTGCCAGAAAGGCTTTACGCGTCAGCTCATGCAGTGGCATCGACAAAGATTGACAACACAGCTTGAGAGTGAGAGGCTTAGTTTCAGCATGCGGTTGATGGCACAGGGCTGAGAGTGCTTGTTGCCAGCGTTGGGACCGTTTTGAATGGGTTGTAAGAAGGGAGATTGTGTGCAAGATTTGCAAAGAGCGGAGTTGGGATTTTATGTCATCTGAGTATGTTACGTTTTATAACCGTGCTAAACAACGGTCGTCAGGTTGATCCCTCACTAGGTACCACAAGTTTATCATATACAATGTTTGTGTGCTCATTACTGGCCTCTACATTTAGCGGGGGCTGCATACTCGAGCTAGCTCTTGATAGAACCGGCTGGTTCTGAGTACAATCAATCTGCAAGTTTCTCGAATACGTAAGCTtcctatatatatagatatatatatatgtgtgtgtgtgtgtgtgtgtggCTTGCTTGAAAGCATAGACTTCCCATTGCCTGCGTGGATTTGTACACTTGTTGCATGCGTTGGACTGCTATCTAGAAGAGCCCTTCGCACAATTGCTGAGTCACGCGACTATCCTCCAGGACAAATTGGTCAACAACCCTCCGATGGCTACAGTCATCCTTCAAGACCCACGGAGATGGCATAAC includes these proteins:
- the SWI4 gene encoding SBF complex DNA-binding subunit SWI4 (similar to Saccharomyces cerevisiae SWI4 (YER111C); ancestral locus Anc_7.409); its protein translation is MVNLTPDSHPIIEIATYSDTDVYECYIRGFESRVVMRRTRDDWVNITQVFKIAQFSKTQRTKLLEKESMNIQHEKVQGGYGRFQGTWVPLDAARDIAAKYSIQDPVATVLLNFQPNPTNPPPRRTKNSILRKTSPGTLITSPSSYNKTPRKKNNSVSTSGNVNSTTNVRKNKRSNSFQNNPSPLHNMIYQTPQQFQIQNTGSNDIGTIKKFNEQLIDTLPSVNENSSVQNFKSSQNGLHIKPSSLYATTQKPLQFYSVPTPANSNTMKEFHQLSEKKDDSIPNPHLNGAASVVTSKQHRKYNRKRATNHVNRSIHEQATTNTNDNNTRNMQTLDENEYKQAILQVLATEEISEETKEALEGLKRLPPGLDINFLVDDQDHTSLHWAAAMANRPLVKLLISLNANALQCNSLGFNCVTKAVFYNNCYKQSAFSDILSMLKICLVTPDRNGRLPLHYLVELSVNKSKDPEIINSYIDMIIHSIGNEDYELLEMCLNYQDNTGNTVLHLAALNLNLGLFNKLCSLGSLTNILNIDNETPATILSRYNLVPPTATAIISPMEFTQPLPGTSFKTEADDDQFSNKATSLDDGDRMNKSNRPTNENNSRELIHSDSTNLNSMLEDISSLDSLVTSSVIRDPKATDGTIFNQSPMLYKERPAKAAFAKVKQSSLNHSISLDDAIEPLTPIKVASDKKNGRVRKGGERKGSVLIEITGKLLQATNKLTSTIDSNVILLTSDIGKLESRIRETDTVIKSAAKRKDDLLSSFKKQDGKLNDVNEIKKENEDLEKLLANTKQSFAQCIEKSQALSLATLVQDEESKVEDLSKPTSSESTFDKEEMYKLFTELTVLQLKRRHLISKVSNKRGSLNTSEKINKYKTLIGFSSEDSESMLDDLEKDLMVASQ